In a genomic window of Enterobacter asburiae:
- the yfcF gene encoding glutathione transferase yields MNQPVITLWSDANFFSPYVMSVYVSLAEKGLSFTLKTVDLDGGEHLKPQWQGYDLTRRVPVLEIDGFALSESSAIDEYLEDRFAPPEWERIYPHDLQKRARARQIQAWLRSDLVPIRVERSTDVVFAGVKKPALSAEGVDSAQKLIETATSLLAHGNPNLFGEWCIADTDLALMLNRLILNGDEVPQLLVDYAAFQWQRASVQRYVALSAKRAG; encoded by the coding sequence ATGAACCAGCCCGTAATTACGTTGTGGTCCGATGCAAATTTCTTTTCTCCCTACGTCATGAGCGTATACGTTTCGCTGGCCGAAAAGGGACTCTCCTTTACGCTGAAGACCGTCGATCTCGACGGTGGTGAACATCTCAAACCCCAGTGGCAGGGTTACGACCTGACCCGACGCGTGCCGGTGCTGGAGATTGACGGTTTTGCCCTGAGCGAATCGTCGGCGATCGATGAATATCTGGAAGATCGTTTTGCGCCGCCTGAGTGGGAGCGCATCTATCCTCACGATCTGCAAAAGCGCGCCCGCGCGCGGCAGATCCAGGCGTGGCTGCGTAGCGACCTGGTGCCGATTCGCGTCGAGCGCTCCACGGATGTCGTGTTTGCCGGTGTGAAAAAGCCAGCGCTCAGCGCAGAAGGCGTCGACAGCGCGCAAAAACTGATTGAAACCGCCACCTCGCTGCTCGCTCACGGTAATCCGAACCTGTTCGGTGAATGGTGCATTGCCGATACCGATCTGGCGCTGATGCTGAACCGTTTGATCCTCAACGGCGATGAGGTGCCTCAACTGCTGGTGGATTATGCGGCGTTCCAGTGGCAGCGCGCTTCCGTACAGCGCTATGTGGCACTCTCCGCTAAGCGCGCGGGCTGA
- the pta gene encoding phosphate acetyltransferase, translating to MSRTIMLIPTGTSVGLTSVSLGVIRAMERKGVRLSVFKPIAQPRAGGDAPDQTTTIVRKNSNLPAAEPLKMSHVESLLSSNQKDVLMEEIIANYHANAQDAEVVLVEGLVPTRKHQFAQSLNFEIAKTLNAEIVFVMSQGTDTPEQLNERIELTRSSFGGAKNTNITGVIVNKLNAPVDEQGRTRPDLSEIFDDSSKAKVIKVDPAKLQESSPLPVLGAVPWSFDLIATRAIDMARHLNATIVNEGDINTRRVKSVTFCARSIPHMLEHFRAGSLLVTSADRPDVLVAACLAAMNGVEIGAILLTGAYEMDPRVSKLCERAFATGLPVFMVNTNTWQTSLSLQSFNLEVPVDDHERIEKVQEYVAGYINADWIESLTATSERSRRLSPPAFRYQLTELARKAGKRVVLPEGDEPRTVKAAAICAERGIATCVLLGNPDEINRVAASQGVELGTGIEIVDPEVVRESYVARLVELRKSKGMTEAVAREQLEDNVVLGTLMLEQDEVDGLVSGAVHTTANTIRPPLQLIKTAPGSSLVSSVFFMLLPEQVYVYGDCAINPDPTAEQLAEIAIQSADSATAFGIEPRVAMLSYSTGTSGAGSDVEKVREATRIAQEKRPDLMIDGPLQYDAAVMADVAKSKAPNSPVAGRATVFIFPDLNTGNTTYKAVQRSADLISIGPMLQGMRKPVNDLSRGALVDDIVYTIALTAIQSSQQQ from the coding sequence GTGTCCCGTACTATTATGCTGATCCCTACCGGAACCAGCGTCGGCCTGACCAGCGTCAGCCTTGGCGTGATCCGTGCTATGGAACGCAAAGGCGTTCGTCTGAGCGTCTTTAAGCCAATCGCCCAGCCGCGTGCCGGTGGCGATGCGCCAGACCAGACGACCACCATCGTTCGCAAAAACTCCAATCTGCCAGCGGCTGAACCGCTGAAGATGAGCCACGTTGAATCTCTGCTCTCCAGCAACCAGAAAGACGTGCTGATGGAAGAGATCATCGCTAACTACCACGCTAACGCGCAAGACGCAGAAGTGGTGCTGGTAGAAGGTCTGGTTCCAACCCGCAAACACCAGTTTGCCCAGTCTCTGAACTTTGAAATCGCGAAAACCCTGAACGCAGAGATCGTTTTCGTAATGTCTCAGGGCACTGACACCCCGGAACAGCTGAACGAGCGTATCGAACTGACGCGCAGCAGCTTCGGCGGCGCGAAAAACACCAACATCACCGGCGTGATCGTCAACAAACTGAACGCGCCAGTGGATGAGCAGGGCCGTACTCGCCCTGACCTGTCTGAAATCTTCGACGACTCTTCCAAAGCGAAAGTCATCAAAGTTGACCCGGCTAAGCTGCAGGAATCCAGCCCGCTTCCGGTTCTGGGCGCGGTGCCATGGAGCTTCGATCTGATTGCCACCCGTGCAATCGATATGGCGCGTCACCTGAACGCTACCATCGTTAACGAAGGCGATATCAACACTCGCCGCGTGAAGTCCGTGACCTTCTGTGCGCGCAGCATTCCGCACATGCTGGAACACTTCCGCGCAGGCTCCCTGCTGGTGACCTCCGCTGACCGTCCTGACGTGCTGGTTGCAGCGTGCCTGGCGGCGATGAACGGCGTGGAAATTGGCGCCATCCTTCTGACCGGTGCCTACGAGATGGACCCACGCGTGAGCAAGCTTTGCGAACGCGCTTTCGCCACTGGCCTGCCGGTCTTCATGGTGAACACCAACACCTGGCAGACCTCCCTGAGCCTGCAGAGCTTCAACCTTGAAGTGCCGGTTGATGACCACGAGCGTATCGAGAAAGTTCAGGAATACGTTGCTGGCTACATCAACGCAGACTGGATCGAATCCCTGACTGCCACCTCTGAGCGCAGCCGTCGCCTGTCTCCACCGGCCTTCCGTTACCAGCTGACCGAGCTGGCGCGTAAAGCGGGCAAACGCGTTGTGCTGCCAGAAGGCGACGAACCACGTACCGTTAAAGCGGCTGCCATCTGTGCAGAGCGCGGCATCGCGACCTGCGTGCTGCTGGGCAACCCGGATGAGATCAACCGCGTAGCGGCGTCTCAGGGCGTTGAGCTGGGCACTGGCATCGAAATCGTTGACCCTGAAGTGGTTCGCGAAAGCTACGTTGCCCGTCTGGTTGAGCTGCGTAAGAGCAAAGGCATGACCGAAGCCGTTGCGCGCGAGCAGCTGGAAGACAACGTGGTGCTGGGCACGCTGATGCTGGAGCAGGACGAAGTTGACGGTCTGGTTTCCGGTGCGGTTCACACCACCGCGAATACCATCCGCCCACCGCTGCAGCTGATCAAAACGGCACCAGGCAGCTCTCTGGTCTCCTCCGTGTTCTTCATGCTGCTGCCTGAACAGGTTTACGTTTACGGCGACTGCGCAATCAACCCGGATCCTACCGCAGAACAGCTGGCTGAGATCGCTATCCAGTCCGCAGACTCCGCGACTGCTTTCGGTATCGAGCCGCGCGTAGCGATGCTCTCCTACTCCACCGGCACCTCTGGTGCAGGTAGCGACGTAGAGAAAGTGCGTGAAGCGACCCGCATTGCGCAGGAAAAACGTCCTGATCTGATGATCGACGGCCCGCTGCAGTACGACGCCGCGGTAATGGCTGACGTTGCGAAATCCAAAGCGCCGAACTCGCCGGTTGCAGGTCGCGCGACCGTGTTCATCTTCCCGGATCTGAACACCGGTAACACCACCTACAAAGCGGTACAGCGTTCAGCAGACCTGATCTCCATCGGGCCAATGCTGCAGGGTATGCGCAAGCCTGTGAACGACCTGTCCCGCGGTGCGCTGGTTGACGATATCGTCTACACCATCGCGCTGACGGCGATCCAGTCTTCGCAGCAGCAGTAG
- a CDS encoding PTS sugar transporter subunit IIA: protein MLKKWIYDTTITLQDSVESWPQALEICAKPLLDLQVIAPEYVTAIIQQHHTLGPYYVLAPGLAMPHARPEEGAKGLGLSLLKLKQGVSFGAGEFDPVDLIIMLAAPDKHSHIEMISALAELFSSDEDMEKLHQANTLEDIKTIIDRF from the coding sequence ATGCTCAAAAAGTGGATATATGATACAACCATTACACTGCAGGATAGCGTTGAAAGCTGGCCGCAGGCGCTGGAGATATGCGCGAAACCGCTGCTGGATCTGCAGGTGATTGCACCGGAATACGTGACGGCAATCATTCAGCAGCACCATACGTTAGGACCCTATTATGTGCTGGCACCAGGGCTGGCCATGCCGCATGCGCGGCCGGAGGAGGGCGCCAAAGGACTGGGCTTGTCATTACTAAAACTAAAACAGGGCGTCTCTTTTGGTGCCGGAGAGTTTGACCCTGTCGATCTGATTATTATGCTCGCGGCACCGGATAAACATAGCCATATTGAAATGATATCCGCACTCGCAGAACTATTTTCCAGCGACGAGGATATGGAGAAATTACATCAGGCGAATACCCTGGAGGATATTAAAACCATTATTGACCGCTTCTGA
- a CDS encoding DUF412 domain-containing protein — protein MSTPEIPSVNFFSLFRRGQHYAKTWPMEKRLAPMFIENRTIRATRYAIRFMPPVAIFTLCWQIALGGQLGPAVATALFALSLPMQGLWWLGKRSITPLPPSILHWFYEVRGKLEEAGQALAPVEGKPDYQALADTLKRAFKQLDKTFLDDL, from the coding sequence ATGTCGACACCCGAAATCCCGTCCGTGAACTTTTTCAGTCTGTTTCGTCGGGGACAGCATTACGCAAAGACGTGGCCAATGGAAAAGCGCCTTGCGCCAATGTTTATTGAGAATCGCACCATCCGCGCTACGCGCTATGCGATTCGCTTTATGCCTCCGGTTGCCATCTTTACCCTGTGCTGGCAAATCGCCCTCGGTGGACAGCTTGGCCCTGCCGTCGCGACGGCGCTCTTCGCGTTAAGCCTGCCGATGCAGGGGCTGTGGTGGTTAGGTAAACGCTCCATCACGCCGCTTCCGCCTTCTATTTTACACTGGTTTTATGAAGTGCGTGGAAAACTGGAGGAGGCCGGGCAGGCGCTGGCCCCGGTTGAAGGCAAGCCGGATTACCAGGCGCTGGCGGACACCTTAAAGCGTGCTTTTAAGCAGCTGGATAAAACATTCCTCGATGACTTGTGA
- the yfcD gene encoding NUDIX hydrolase YfcD has product MVEQNHLVSTEWVDIVSEENEVIAQASREQMRAERLRHRATYIVVHDGMGKILVQRRTDTKDFLPGMLDATAGGVVQADEVLLDSARREAEEELGIAGVPFAEHGQFYFEDEHCRVWGGLFSCVSHGPFALQEEEVSEVCWMTPEEITARCDEFTPDSLKALALWMTRNAKNESAKPENKAEKEEEAE; this is encoded by the coding sequence ATGGTGGAGCAGAATCATTTGGTAAGTACTGAATGGGTTGACATTGTCAGCGAAGAAAATGAAGTGATCGCGCAGGCGAGCCGCGAACAAATGCGTGCAGAGCGCCTGCGTCACCGTGCAACGTACATCGTTGTGCATGACGGCATGGGCAAAATTCTGGTCCAGCGCCGCACGGACACTAAAGATTTTCTTCCGGGTATGCTGGATGCCACCGCGGGTGGCGTCGTGCAGGCCGATGAAGTGCTGCTGGATTCCGCGCGTCGTGAAGCGGAAGAAGAGTTAGGCATCGCCGGGGTGCCGTTTGCCGAGCACGGCCAGTTCTATTTCGAAGACGAGCATTGCCGCGTCTGGGGCGGACTGTTTAGCTGTGTGTCCCACGGGCCTTTCGCCCTGCAGGAAGAGGAAGTAAGCGAAGTCTGCTGGATGACGCCGGAAGAGATTACTGCCCGCTGTGACGAGTTCACGCCAGATTCATTAAAGGCGCTGGCGCTGTGGATGACCCGCAACGCCAAAAACGAATCCGCTAAGCCGGAAAACAAAGCGGAAAAAGAGGAAGAGGCTGAGTAA
- a CDS encoding PTS ascorbate transporter subunit IIC encodes MFILETLNFVVDILKVPSVLVGLIALIGLVAQKKSFSDVVKGTIKTILGFIVLGGGATVLVGSLNPLGGMFEHAFNIQGIIPNNEAIVSIALEKYGASTALIMAFGMVANIVVARFTRLKYIFLTGHHTFYMACMIGVILTVAGFEGVGLVFTGSLILGLIMAFFPAIAQRYMKRITGNDEIAFGHFGTLGYVLSGWIGSKVGKGSRSTEEMNLPKNLSFLRDSSISISLTMMIIYLIMAVSAGREYVESTFSGGQNYLVYAIIMAITFAAGVFIILQGVRLILAEIVPAFTGFSEKLVPNARPALDCPVVYPYAPNAVLIGFLFSFLGGIVGLIICGQFNWVLILPGVVPHFFTGATAGVFGNATGGRRGAMIGAFANGLLITFLPVLLLPVLGAIGFANTTFSDADFGAVGIVLGNLARFLSPLAITGLVVALFALLVAYNVFAKNKPAGGNAQENTGAKS; translated from the coding sequence ATGTTTATCCTTGAAACGCTGAATTTCGTTGTCGATATTTTAAAAGTCCCTTCGGTGCTGGTGGGGTTAATTGCGTTAATTGGTCTTGTTGCGCAGAAAAAATCTTTTTCAGATGTCGTAAAAGGCACAATTAAAACGATTCTCGGCTTTATTGTGCTGGGCGGCGGCGCCACGGTGCTGGTGGGGTCGCTAAATCCCTTAGGCGGCATGTTTGAGCACGCCTTTAATATCCAGGGCATTATTCCTAACAATGAAGCGATAGTGTCGATAGCCCTGGAAAAATACGGTGCCTCGACCGCGCTGATCATGGCCTTCGGCATGGTGGCGAATATTGTCGTCGCGCGCTTTACCCGCCTGAAGTACATATTCCTGACCGGACACCACACGTTTTATATGGCGTGCATGATTGGCGTGATCCTCACCGTGGCGGGTTTTGAGGGCGTGGGGCTGGTGTTTACCGGCTCGCTGATCCTCGGCCTGATTATGGCGTTCTTCCCGGCCATTGCGCAGCGCTATATGAAGCGTATTACCGGCAACGATGAGATTGCATTTGGCCATTTCGGTACGCTGGGCTACGTGCTGTCCGGCTGGATTGGCAGCAAAGTCGGCAAAGGCTCCCGCTCCACCGAAGAGATGAACCTGCCGAAGAACCTGAGCTTCCTGCGCGACTCTTCGATCTCCATCTCCCTGACCATGATGATTATCTATCTGATCATGGCGGTGAGCGCCGGACGCGAGTATGTCGAGTCGACCTTCAGCGGCGGTCAGAACTACCTGGTATACGCCATCATCATGGCGATCACCTTCGCGGCGGGCGTGTTCATCATCCTGCAGGGTGTGCGCCTGATTCTGGCAGAAATCGTCCCGGCCTTTACCGGCTTCTCGGAAAAACTGGTCCCGAACGCGCGTCCCGCGCTGGACTGCCCGGTGGTCTATCCCTATGCGCCAAACGCGGTGCTGATTGGCTTCCTGTTCAGCTTCCTGGGGGGGATTGTGGGGTTAATCATCTGCGGCCAGTTCAACTGGGTGCTGATCCTGCCGGGCGTGGTGCCGCACTTCTTCACCGGCGCGACGGCGGGCGTGTTCGGTAACGCCACCGGCGGACGCCGCGGGGCAATGATAGGCGCCTTCGCCAACGGCCTGCTGATCACCTTCCTGCCGGTTCTGCTGCTGCCGGTACTGGGCGCGATTGGCTTTGCTAATACCACCTTCTCGGATGCCGATTTCGGCGCGGTCGGTATTGTGCTGGGTAACCTGGCGCGCTTCCTGTCGCCGCTCGCCATCACCGGGCTGGTTGTGGCGCTGTTCGCACTGCTGGTGGCGTACAACGTCTTCGCGAAAAACAAACCTGCTGGCGGTAACGCGCAGGAAAACACCGGAGCCAAATCATGA
- a CDS encoding transketolase, with amino-acid sequence MNENEITELARQIRLETLKSLTQLGFGHYGGSMSVVETLAVLYGAVMKIDPADPDWPERDYFVLSKGHAGPALYSTLAIKGYFPMEELSTLNQNGTRLPSHPDRLKTRGVDATTGSLGQGISIAGGMALSHKLAGRPNRVFCIVGDGELNEGQCWEAFQFIAHHRLNNLTVFVDWNKQQLDGELDEIISAFDLEGKFRAFGFDVVTVKGDDVPALLEVTSRVPEADARPRVVILDSIKGQGVPYLEQLSNSHHLRLTAESKAALNETICQLEASHD; translated from the coding sequence ATGAATGAGAACGAGATAACTGAACTGGCGCGCCAGATCCGCCTTGAGACGCTGAAATCGCTAACGCAGCTGGGCTTTGGGCACTACGGCGGCAGTATGTCGGTGGTCGAAACACTGGCCGTGCTGTACGGCGCGGTGATGAAGATCGACCCGGCGGATCCGGACTGGCCGGAGCGCGACTATTTTGTGCTGTCGAAGGGCCATGCGGGCCCGGCGCTCTACAGCACCCTGGCGATTAAGGGCTACTTCCCGATGGAGGAGCTGAGCACCCTGAACCAGAACGGCACGCGTCTGCCAAGCCATCCGGACCGCCTGAAAACGCGCGGCGTGGACGCTACCACCGGCTCGCTCGGGCAGGGGATCTCCATCGCTGGCGGCATGGCGCTGTCGCACAAGCTCGCGGGGCGGCCGAATCGGGTCTTCTGCATCGTCGGTGACGGCGAGCTGAACGAGGGTCAGTGCTGGGAAGCCTTCCAGTTTATCGCCCACCATCGCCTCAACAACCTGACGGTGTTTGTCGACTGGAACAAACAGCAGCTCGACGGCGAGCTGGACGAGATCATCAGCGCGTTCGACCTGGAAGGGAAGTTCCGCGCCTTTGGCTTTGACGTAGTAACGGTGAAGGGGGATGACGTTCCGGCGCTGCTGGAGGTGACTTCAAGGGTACCGGAGGCCGATGCGCGTCCGCGGGTGGTGATCCTCGACAGCATCAAAGGGCAGGGGGTGCCGTACCTGGAACAGCTCAGCAACTCGCACCACCTGCGGTTGACCGCGGAGAGCAAAGCGGCCCTCAACGAGACGATTTGCCAACTGGAGGCTTCACATGATTAA
- the yfcE gene encoding phosphodiesterase: MKLMFASDIHGSLPATERVLSLFSQSGAQWLVILGDVLNHGPRNALPEGYAPAQVAEKLNSFASRIIAVRGNCDSEVDQMLLHFPLTAPWQQVLQENCRLFLTHGHLFSPDNLPALAAGDVLVYGHTHIPVAEKRGEIYHFNPGSVSIPKGGYPASYGMLDGNTLSVIALNDQQVIAQVAINP; encoded by the coding sequence ATGAAACTGATGTTTGCGTCGGATATCCATGGATCGCTGCCCGCGACCGAGCGAGTGCTTTCTCTGTTTTCGCAAAGCGGGGCGCAATGGCTGGTGATTCTGGGGGATGTGTTAAATCATGGGCCACGCAATGCGCTGCCGGAAGGCTATGCCCCTGCGCAGGTGGCGGAGAAGCTCAACTCCTTTGCCTCGCGCATTATCGCCGTGCGCGGCAATTGCGACAGCGAAGTGGACCAGATGCTGCTCCATTTTCCTCTTACCGCGCCGTGGCAACAGGTGCTGCAGGAAAACTGCCGGCTGTTCCTGACGCATGGGCATCTTTTTAGCCCGGACAATCTCCCTGCGCTCGCGGCTGGCGATGTACTGGTTTACGGTCATACTCATATTCCGGTTGCTGAAAAACGCGGTGAGATCTATCACTTTAACCCGGGGTCGGTCAGCATCCCGAAAGGCGGATATCCTGCGAGCTATGGCATGCTGGATGGAAATACCCTGAGCGTTATCGCACTTAATGATCAGCAAGTTATTGCGCAGGTAGCGATTAATCCGTAA
- the ackA gene encoding acetate kinase: protein MSSKLVLVLNCGSSSLKFAIIDALNGDEYLSGLAECFHLPEARIKWKMDGSKQEAALGAGAAHSEALNFIVNTILAQKPELSAQLTAIGHRIVHGGEKYTSSVVIDDSVIQGIKDSASFAPLHNPAHLIGIAEALKSFPNLKDKNVAVFDTAFHQTMPEESYLYALPYSLYKEHGVRRYGAHGTSHFYVTQEAAKILNKPVEEVNIITCHLGNGGSVSAIRNGKCVDTSMGLTPLEGLVMGTRSGDIDPAIIFHLHDTLGMSVDDINKMLTKESGLLGLTEVTSDCRYVEDNYAEKADAKRAMDVYCHRLAKYIGSYTALMDGRLDAVIFTGGIGENAAMVRELSLGKLGVLGFDVDHERNLAARFGKSGFINKEGTRPAIVIPTNEELVIAQDAHRLTA from the coding sequence ATGTCGAGTAAGTTAGTACTGGTTCTGAACTGCGGTAGCTCCTCACTGAAATTCGCCATCATCGATGCGCTCAACGGTGACGAGTACCTCTCTGGTTTGGCCGAATGTTTCCATCTGCCTGAAGCACGTATCAAGTGGAAGATGGACGGCAGCAAACAAGAAGCGGCTTTAGGTGCAGGCGCCGCTCACAGTGAAGCGCTGAACTTTATCGTTAACACTATTCTGGCACAAAAACCAGAACTGTCTGCTCAGCTGACTGCGATTGGTCACCGTATCGTCCACGGCGGCGAAAAATACACCAGCTCCGTCGTGATCGACGACTCTGTTATCCAGGGCATCAAAGACTCTGCCTCTTTTGCTCCGCTGCACAACCCGGCGCACCTGATTGGTATCGCTGAAGCGCTGAAGTCCTTCCCGAATCTGAAAGACAAAAACGTGGCCGTGTTTGATACCGCGTTCCATCAGACCATGCCGGAAGAGTCTTACCTCTATGCCCTGCCGTACAGCCTGTACAAAGAGCACGGCGTACGTCGCTACGGCGCGCACGGCACCAGCCACTTCTATGTGACTCAGGAAGCCGCAAAAATCCTGAACAAACCTGTTGAAGAAGTGAACATCATCACCTGCCACCTGGGCAACGGTGGTTCTGTTTCTGCTATCCGCAACGGTAAATGTGTTGATACCTCCATGGGTCTGACCCCGCTGGAAGGTCTGGTGATGGGTACCCGTTCCGGTGACATCGACCCGGCGATCATCTTCCACCTGCACGACACCCTGGGCATGAGCGTTGACGACATCAACAAAATGCTGACCAAAGAGTCTGGCCTGCTGGGTCTGACCGAAGTCACCAGCGACTGCCGCTATGTTGAAGACAACTACGCTGAGAAAGCTGACGCTAAACGTGCAATGGACGTTTACTGCCACCGTCTGGCGAAGTACATCGGCTCTTACACTGCACTGATGGACGGCCGTCTGGACGCGGTGATCTTCACCGGCGGTATCGGTGAGAACGCGGCAATGGTTCGTGAACTGTCCCTGGGCAAACTGGGCGTTCTGGGCTTCGACGTTGATCACGAGCGTAACCTGGCTGCTCGCTTCGGCAAGTCTGGTTTCATCAACAAAGAAGGCACCCGTCCGGCAATCGTTATTCCAACTAACGAAGAGTTGGTCATCGCGCAAGACGCGCATCGCCTGACTGCCTGA
- a CDS encoding PTS sugar transporter subunit IIB, producing the protein MKIMAICGSGLGSSFMVEMNIKKVLKKLDIDAEVEHSDLSSATPGAADLFVMAKDIAASASVPESQLVVINNIIDINELEAQLRAWFDRQ; encoded by the coding sequence ATGAAAATCATGGCTATTTGCGGTTCTGGCCTGGGCAGCAGTTTTATGGTCGAAATGAACATTAAAAAGGTGCTCAAAAAGCTGGACATTGACGCCGAGGTTGAACACTCCGATCTCTCCTCCGCCACGCCGGGCGCGGCGGACCTGTTCGTGATGGCGAAAGACATTGCGGCAAGCGCCAGCGTGCCGGAAAGCCAGCTGGTAGTGATCAACAACATCATTGATATCAACGAACTCGAAGCGCAGCTGCGCGCCTGGTTCGACAGACAATAA
- a CDS encoding LacI family DNA-binding transcriptional regulator: protein MSLTRKRRSTGKVTLADVAQLAGVGTMTVSRALRTPEQVSDKLREKIEAAVQELGYMPNLAASALASASSWTIAMVVPNLSEAGCSEMFAGLQQVLQPAGYQIMLAESQHRLEQEEKLLETLLASNIAAAILLSVEHTDTVRHWLKNASIPVMEMGAMRADPIDMNIGIDNVAAMFELTEMVIRRGYQNIGLLCANQEQWIFQQHLQGWYKAMLRHHLSPNRVINAAMPPSFSTGAAQLPEFLLAWPELDALVCVSDELACGALYECQRRRIKVPDDLAVVGFGDSDVSRVCQPPLTTMAVPHRKIGIEAGKALLERLNDGDWRDQKPIASSLCLRESC from the coding sequence ATGTCTTTAACCCGAAAACGGCGCAGTACCGGAAAAGTCACGCTCGCTGATGTCGCACAGCTTGCCGGAGTCGGCACGATGACCGTCTCCCGTGCACTCCGCACGCCTGAACAGGTTTCCGATAAACTGCGTGAAAAAATTGAAGCTGCGGTGCAGGAGCTGGGCTATATGCCCAATCTCGCCGCCAGCGCACTGGCATCGGCGTCGTCATGGACGATTGCGATGGTTGTTCCCAACCTTTCCGAAGCCGGTTGTTCAGAGATGTTTGCCGGGCTACAGCAGGTGCTGCAGCCGGCCGGATACCAGATCATGCTGGCTGAGTCCCAGCATCGTCTTGAACAGGAAGAGAAACTGCTCGAAACGCTGCTGGCGTCGAATATCGCCGCCGCGATTTTACTCAGCGTCGAGCACACCGACACCGTTCGCCACTGGCTGAAAAATGCGTCGATTCCGGTGATGGAGATGGGTGCTATGCGCGCCGATCCGATCGATATGAATATCGGGATCGATAACGTGGCGGCCATGTTTGAGCTGACGGAAATGGTGATCAGGCGCGGCTACCAAAATATTGGCCTGCTGTGCGCCAACCAGGAGCAGTGGATTTTCCAGCAGCATTTGCAGGGCTGGTACAAGGCGATGCTGCGCCATCATCTGTCGCCGAACCGGGTGATTAACGCGGCGATGCCGCCGAGCTTCTCGACCGGCGCGGCACAGCTGCCAGAGTTCCTGCTGGCGTGGCCGGAACTGGATGCGCTGGTGTGCGTATCAGACGAGCTGGCCTGTGGCGCGCTGTATGAGTGTCAGCGTCGACGCATTAAAGTGCCGGACGATCTGGCAGTCGTGGGCTTTGGTGATAGCGACGTGAGCCGCGTTTGCCAGCCGCCGCTGACGACGATGGCGGTACCGCATCGTAAGATTGGGATTGAGGCAGGAAAAGCGCTACTGGAACGTCTGAATGACGGAGACTGGCGCGACCAAAAACCCATCGCGTCCAGCCTGTGCCTGCGGGAAAGCTGTTAA
- a CDS encoding transketolase family protein — protein MIKVAPAGQKDAVEMRKVYACFVAKQIEAGSEIIALEADLMSSMAMDGVVRDYPQHVINCGIMEANVIGTAAGLSLTGRKPFVHTFTAFASRRCFDQLFMSLDYQRNNVKVIASDAGVTACHNGGTHMSFEDMGIVRGLAHSVVLEVTDAVMFEDVLRQLIDLEGFYWVRTIRKQAPSVYAPGSTFTIGKGNVLREGSDITLIANGIMVAEALEAARQLEQEGVSAAVIDMFTLKPVDRMLVKNYAEKTGRIVTCENHSIHNGLGSAVAEVLVETRPVPMRRVGVKERYGQVGTQDFLQKEYGLTAHDIVSAARELL, from the coding sequence ATGATTAAGGTTGCACCGGCAGGACAGAAAGACGCCGTTGAGATGCGTAAGGTCTACGCGTGCTTCGTAGCAAAGCAGATTGAGGCCGGCAGCGAGATTATCGCCCTGGAAGCGGATCTGATGAGCTCGATGGCGATGGACGGCGTAGTGCGCGATTATCCGCAGCACGTGATTAACTGCGGCATTATGGAGGCCAACGTTATTGGCACCGCGGCGGGGCTGTCGCTCACCGGGCGTAAGCCGTTCGTTCATACCTTCACCGCGTTTGCCAGCCGCCGCTGCTTCGACCAGCTGTTTATGTCCCTGGACTACCAGCGTAACAACGTGAAGGTGATTGCTTCAGACGCGGGCGTGACGGCCTGCCACAACGGCGGGACGCACATGTCGTTCGAAGATATGGGCATCGTGCGCGGTCTGGCGCATTCGGTGGTGCTGGAGGTCACAGACGCGGTGATGTTCGAGGACGTGCTGCGTCAGCTTATCGACCTCGAAGGCTTTTACTGGGTGCGCACCATCCGCAAGCAGGCGCCGAGCGTCTATGCACCGGGCTCGACCTTTACCATTGGCAAAGGCAACGTGCTGCGCGAAGGCAGCGATATCACGCTGATTGCCAACGGCATCATGGTCGCGGAGGCGCTGGAGGCGGCGCGCCAGCTAGAGCAGGAGGGGGTCAGCGCGGCGGTCATCGACATGTTTACCCTGAAGCCTGTCGACCGAATGTTGGTGAAAAACTACGCCGAGAAAACCGGGCGCATCGTCACCTGCGAAAACCACAGCATTCACAACGGCCTCGGATCCGCGGTGGCGGAGGTGCTGGTGGAAACCCGCCCGGTGCCGATGCGGCGGGTGGGCGTTAAGGAGCGCTACGGTCAGGTGGGGACGCAGGATTTCCTGCAAAAGGAATATGGTCTTACTGCGCATGACATTGTGTCGGCGGCGCGGGAGCTGCTGTAA